In Flavobacteriales bacterium, the genomic stretch ACGCCCATGTGGCAGTCACCTGCTCAGCAGATGCAGTCATCCCCGCCTGGGCCTACATGCTGGTGGGTAGCAAACTGCAAGGTGTAGCCCAGACTGTGCACTTCGGTACGTTAGAGAGCATGGAAGATGTACTGTACCAAGAGGCCATCGCGAGCATGGACCGGGAAGCCTACCGTGAGGGAAGGGTTATGGTGCGCGGTTGCGGCAAGGACGTACCCACTTCGGCCTATCTCTATCTCACGCAGCGCTTGCAGCCGGTGGTGAAATCCCTCATGTTCGGAGAAGCGTGCAGTTCGGTTCCGGTGTATAAGGCGCCTAGGGAGGCGATTAGATGATGAGATAATTAGATGATGGAGTTTGGGTTGATGCGTTGAATGCGTTGAATGCGTTGAATGCGTTTGT encodes the following:
- a CDS encoding DUF2480 family protein; the protein is AHVAVTCSADAVIPAWAYMLVGSKLQGVAQTVHFGTLESMEDVLYQEAIASMDREAYREGRVMVRGCGKDVPTSAYLYLTQRLQPVVKSLMFGEACSSVPVYKAPREAIR